The nucleotide sequence GCTTCGTTGCGCATGATGGCGCGCATGATCTTTTCCTGCGTGGCGTCCGGGCCTGCGAATTCGCCGACGAAGGCGCCGTCGTTCATGACGCAGATCCGGTCGCAGATTCCGAGCAGCTCCGGCATTTCCGACGAGATCACCACCACACCCCGGCCGGCATCCGCAAGCTCCTGGATGATACAGTAGATCTCATATTTCGCGCCGACGTCGATGCCTCGGGTCGGCTCGTCCAGGATCAGCACCTTGGGATCGGTCATCAGCCACTTCGACAGCACGACCTTCTGCTGGTTGCCACCGGAGAGCTGGCCGGCCTCCTGATAGACGTCCGAGCAGCGGATGCGCATGCGACCGCGGTAGCCGGAGGCCGCCTTGAGCTCGGCGATGTCGTCGATCACGCCCTTCGGCGCGACCTGGGAAAGGCTCGCGAGCGTGATGTTCTTGCGGACGTCGTCGGCCAGGATCAGGCCGAGCTGCTTGCGGTCCTCGGTGACGTAGGCGAGGCCGGCATCGATCGCGGCGGGCACGCTGGTCAGATTGACATCGTGGCCTTCGAGCCGGGCGCGGCCCGAGATGTTCACGCCCCAGGAGCGGCCGAACAGGCTCATCGCGAACTCGGTGCGGCCGGCGCCCATCAGGCCGGCGATGCCGACGATCTCGCCGCGGCGCACCTGGAAATCGACGTTCTTGATGACGCGGCGGTCCGGATGCTGCGGATGGAACACCGTCCAGTTCTCGACCGTAAACACCGGCTCGCCGATCTTCGGCTGCCGCTCGGGGAAGCGGTGCGCCATGTCGCGGTTGACCATGCTCTTGATGATGCGGTCTTCCAGGACCGGCTCGGCGCGGCAGTCGATACCGTCGACGCTGCGGCCGTCGCGCAGCACGGTGATGCGGTCGGCGACGCGCGCGACCTCGTTGAGCTTGTGGGTGATCAGGATCGAGGAGATGCCCTGCTCGCGGAAGGTGACGAGACGGTCGAGCAGCGCCTGGCTGTCGGCCTCGTTGAGGCTGGCGGTCGGCTCGTCCAGGATCAGGAGCTTGACGCGCTTGGACAGCGCCTTGGCGATCTCGACCAATTGCTGCTTGCCGACGCCGAGATCCGTGATCAGGGTATCCGGCGATTCCTTCAAGCCGACCTGCGCCAGCAATTGCTGGGTGCGGCGGTAGACTTCGTCGCGATCGATGACGCCGAAGCGCGATGGCGCGTGCGACAGGAAGATGTTCTCCGCGATGGACATCAGCGGAATCAGCGCGAGCTCCTGGTGGATGATGATGATGCCGAGCGCCTCGGAATCATTGATGTCGCGGAACTTGCGCTCCTCGCCCTCGAAGATGATCTGGCCTTCGTAGCGGCCATGCGGGTAGACGCCGCTCAGCACCTTCATCAGCGTCGACTTGCCGGCGCCGTTCTCGCCGACCAGCGCGTGGATCTCGCCGGGCTCGACGGTGAAGCTGACGTCGCGCAGGGCCTGGACGTTGCCAAAACTCTTGCTGACGTTACGCATTTCGAGGATTGCGGTCATCGTGTCATGTCTCTGTTCTGACGCCACTCTGTTTCTGACGCCACTCGCCCCCGCCGGGCGAGCTAAAATAAGATGTCCCTCTCCCCGGACACCGGGGAGAGGGCTGCTTGTCTGTTAGACCAGGATCAATCGAACTGCGACTTCTTGTAGTAGCCGCTGTCGATCAGGACCTTCTCCCAATTGCTCTTGTCGACCACGACCGGCTTGAGCAGATAGGACGGAACGACCTTGACGCCGTTGTTGTAGGTCTTGGTGTCATTGACCTGGACTTCCTTGCCGCTGAGGGAGGCGTCGACCATGTCGGCGGTCACCTTGGCGAGATCGCGGGTGTCCTTGAAGATGGTCGAATACTGGTCGCCGCGCAGCATCGCCTTGATCGACGGCACTTCGGCGTCCTGACCCGAGATCACAGGCATCGGCTGGTCGGCGCTGCCATAGCCCACGCCCTTCAGCGAGGAGATGATGCCGATCGACAGGCCGTCATAGGGCGACAGCACGGCGTCGACGCGCTTCTTGCCGTAGAACGCGCTGAGCAGGTTGTCCATGCGGGCCTGGGCGGTGGCGCCGTCCCAGCGCAGGGTCGCAACCTTGTCCATGCCCTTCTGGCCGGAACCGATCACGAGCTTGCCGGAGTCGAGATAGGGCTGCAGCACCGACATCGCGCCGTTGTAGAAGAAGTAGGCGTTGTTGTCGTCGGGCGAACCGCCGAACAGCTCGATGTTGAACGGACCCTTGCCGTCCTTCAGCCCGAGCTTGTCGACGATCGACTGCGCCTGCAGCACACCGACCTGGAAGTTGTCGAAGGTCGCGTAGTAGTCGAGGTTCGGCGTGTCGCGGATCAGGCGGTCATAGGCGATCACGGTGATGCCCTTGGCCTTGGCCTGCTTCAGCACGTCCGACAGCGTGGTGCCGTCGATCGCGGCGATGACCAGCACCTTGGATCCCTTGGTCACCATGTTCTCGATCTGCGAGAGCTGGTTCGGGATGTCGTCCTCGGCATATTGCAGGTCGGTGTTGTAGCCGCGCTCCTTCAGCACCTTGACGATGTTGTTGCCGTCGTCGATCCAGCGCGCCGAGGACTTGGTCGGCATCGCGATGCCGACGGTCCCCTTGCTCTGGGCCATGGCGGCGCTGGACAGCGCCAGGGCGCCGAGGCCGGCCAACGCGGCGGCCATGATGGTCTTGAAATTCAGCATGCTTCACTCCCTCTTGGACTTTCGAACTGTTGGATGTTCGAAGACTTGGATTTTCGAATTTCAATAAGACATACGCGATTGCGTATGCTGATACCAGTTAGCTGTTAGGCTGAACGACGCTCGACTTGATTGTTCCTCCTCTCAGATCGACAGCACGACGTCAGGCTCGGCACGTCCCCGGACGCCGACGTCGAGCAGAAAGGTCTGGCCATGGCCCGGATCGGCCGCCTTGGCCGCCGCGTCCATGTCCTGCCAGGCCGAGGTGACCAGCAGGCGCGACAGATCGGTACCGACGAAGGCCGGGCAACTGGCCTGGACGGCGGGAACCGCGATGCAGCGCAGATGCTCGCCCTGCGGGCTGTAGACGTCGACACAACCGCCGCCCCAGCGCGCGTTCCAGATCCGCCCCTCGGCATCGACCACGGCGCCGTCGAGGCCGCCGATGCCGGTGTGGCGCAGCAGCACCGCCGGTTCGCCGCGCGGCAGGCCGGTCTGTGGATCGAGTGCGACGCGGTAGAGCACGTTCTCGTCGGTGTCAGCGAAATAGCCGGTCGCGCCATCCGCGGTGAAGCAGATTGCGTTCGGGATGGTGACGTTCGGAAACAGCCGGACGATCTCGCCGCGATGCAGCGCATAGATCGCGCCCAGCCCGCGCTCCGCCTTGCGGCCCATGGTTCCGATCCAGAACGTGCCCGAGGGATGCACGCGCGAGTCGTTCGACCGCGTCGCCGGGTTGTCGGCTTCGAGCGGCCGGTACAGCGACAGCGCGCCGTCGGCGATGCTGCGGATATAGAGCCCGTCCTCGGCGACGATCAGTTGCTTGTTCGCATCGATGCGGCCGAGCGCGCTCGCCATCTTGCCCAGCACATGGCGGCGAATCTCGCCGCTGCCGATCTTGGCCTCGAACAGCAGGCCTTCGCGGATGTCGAACCACCAGGCAATGTCGGTTGCCGGGTCGTAGGTCGGCCCTTCGCCGAGATGGCAATGCTCGGCGCAGAGCACTGTTGTCGGCACCTGCTCCATCATCATGCGGACGCTCCCGTGGTCGAGAAGCGATAGATGGTCTCGTGCTTGTAGACCTCGTCGGGCGCCAGACGCGCGCTCGGGAAGTCAGGACGGTTCGGCGTGTCAGGCCAGACCTGCGGCTCCAGGCAGAGCGCGTCGGACTGCCGGAACACCCTGCCCTTCCCGCTGACGGTCGCGTCGATGTAGTTGCCGGAATAGACCTGGAGGCCGGGCTGATCGGTGTGCAGCTCCATGACGCGGCCCGAGCGCGGCGACTCCAGCCGGGCTGCGAGGCGGAGGCCATCGCCGGCGCGCAGGCAGAAATTGTGGTCATAGCCGCGGCCGCATTTGATCTGCGCATCGTCGGCGCGGATGCGCGCGCCGATCGGCTGCGCGTCGCGGAAGTCGAACGGCGTGCCGGCGACATCATGCGGCGGTCCCGGCAGCGGGATCGCGGTTTCGTCGATCGCGAGATAATGGTCGGCGGCCAAGGTCAGCCGATGGTCGAGGATGCCGGTGCCGGCCGCGAGGCCATCGAGATTGAAGAAGCTGTGGTTGGTCAGGTTGATGATCGTGGTGCGGGTCGTCCGCGCGGCGAAGGTCACCGACAATTCCATCCGGCCGGTGAGCTGATAGGTGACGCGGACGTCGAGCCGCCCCGGATAATTCGCCTCGCCGTCCGGGCTGACATAGAGCAATGTGACCGAGGGCTGCTCGCCGTCCTCGGTCGCGACGATCTGCCAGAGCTTGCGATCGAAGCCATCGGGACCGCCATGGAGCGCATGCGCGCCGTCATTGGCCTCCAGCCGCACGTCATCGCCATCGAGCGTGAAGCGCGCACCGGCGATGCGGTTGGCATAGCGCCCGACCGTGGCGCCGAAGAACTTGCGGAGCTTGACGTAGCTCAAGAGGTCGTCATGGCCGAGCACGACATCATCGACGGCGCCATGCGCATCCGGCACCAGCAGCGCCTGCAGCGCGGCGCCGAAGGTGATGATCCGCGCCTCGAAGCCGCCGGCGCCATGCAAGGTGACGCGCTCGACCTCGCGGCCATCAGGCAGGCTGCCAAACACATCCCTGGTGATCCGTGGCTCTGCCATGGCTTAGTCCTCGAACGGCTCGACGATGTTGCGGCGGCCGAGCAGGAAGGAATCGGCCACCAGACGCAGCGGCGCCAGGTCGACGTCGCTTGCGCCGGTCTTGGTCAGCTCGACGAAGCGGCGGTAGAGGCCGGGATATTCCCGTTCCTTCTCGTCGATCATGACCTGGTCATCCAAGGTCATCCGCGCGCCGCCCAAGGACAGCTTCAGCTGTCCGGCGTCGGTCTCGATGCGGATGTCCCAGCTCTGCGGCCCCGTCTGGCGGAAGTCGAACTCGGCCGCGATCGGCAACTCGCTCGCCGTGGACATCAAGAGATTGGCTGCGATCGGCGCCTGGCAGTTGGACGGGAACGACAGCTCGGCCTCGGTGACGAACACCGGCTCGGGCAGGATGCGCGTCAGGATCGACAGCGCGTTGATCCCTGGATCGAACACGCCGAGCCCGCCTGGCTGCCAGATCCAGGCCTGACCGGGATGCCAGACGCGGACGTCCTCCTTCCAGTCGATGCGAACGCTGCGGATCTCGCGCGACGCCAGCCACGCCCGCGCGGGTTCAACGGCGGGCGCGTAGCGCGAGTGCCAGGTCGCGAACAGCGTGCGCTGCTTCTTGGCAGCCAGCGTGACCAGCGGATCGAGCTCACTCACGGCCGCGCCCGGCGGCTTCTCCAGCATCACATGCTTGCCGGCCTCGAGCGCGACCAGCGCCTGGGCGCGGCGGACCTGCGGCGGCGTGCACAGCGACACCGCATCGATCTCCGGCCCGTCGCGCAGCAGCTCCTCGATCGAGCCGAAATGCGGCAGGCCGGGCAGCGACGCGTTGCGACTCGCCACCGCCGTCAAGGTTACGCCGTCGGTGCCGGCGATCGCCGGCACGTGCTGGTCTTTGGCGATCTTGCCGAAGCCGACGATGGCGACACGAAGTTCGCTCATGGCTCAGCGTCCCCAGCGCAACACGAGCGGATCGAGCCGGCGCGCGATCTCGATCAGGCCCTTTTGTGTCGCCGGATGGATCGGTGGCTGCGGCGCGCGCAACGTGTCGTGCTTGATCACGCCGCCCTCCTTCATCAGGATCTTGCAGGTCGCAAGCCCGCACTGCCGGTTCTCGTAGTTGATCAGCGGCAGCCAGCGCTCATAGGCAGCGGCCGCAGCGTCGCGATCGCCTGCGAAGTAGGGATCGATGATCTTTCGGATGCCGTCGGGATAGCCGCCACCGGTCATCGCGCCAGTGGCACCGGCGTCGAGATCGGCCATCAGGGTGATCGCCTCCTCGCCGTCCCACGGGCCCTGGATGTCGGCGCCGCCCGCCTCGATCAGCGCGCGCAGCTTGTCAGCGGCGCGCGGCACCTCGATCTTGAAATAGGCGAGGTTCTCGATCTCCTTGGCCATGCGCGCGAGCAGCGGCACCGACAGCGGCGTACCCGCGACCGGCGCGTCCTGCACCATGATCGGAATCGAGATCGCATCCGACACGCCGCGATAGAACTCGTAGATCGAGCTTTCGGGCACACGGAACGTCGCGCCGTGATAGGGCGGCATCACCATGACCATCGCAGCGCCCTTGTCCTGCGCGCGGCGCGAGCGCTCGGCGCAGACGAAGGTCGAGAAATGCGTGGTCGTGACGATCACCGGCACGCGGCCGGCGACATGCTCCAGCACCGTGGTCATGACGAGATCGCGCTCATCATCGGTCAGCACGAACTGCTCGGAGAAATTCGCGAGGATGCAGATGCCGTGCGAGCCCGCATCGATCATGAAGTCGATTGCGCGCTTCTGGCCGTCGAGATCGAGGCGGCCGTCAGCGTCGAAGACGGTCGGTGCGACCGGGAAGACGCCCTTGTAGAGCTTTTTGGCGGAAGCGGTCATGGGCACCTCTTAGTGATTGTCGCGCGGCACCGGCGAGCCGGTGCGGCCGACCAGGAAGTCGAAATCCACGCCGCGATCGGCCTGCAGCACGTGATCGATGTAGAGCTTCTGATAGCCGCGATCGGCGTGCGGCTTCGGCGGCGTCCACGCGGCGCGGCGCGCGGCGAGCTCCTCGTCGCTGACATGCAGGTGCAGCCGGCGGCCGGGAACGTCGAGCGTGATCATGTCGCCGTTCTTCACCAGCGCCAGCGGTCCGCCGACGGTGGCCTCGGGGGCGACGTGCAGCACCACCGTGCCATAGGCCGTACCGGACATGCGCGCGTCGGAAATGCGGATCATGTCGCGCACGCCCTGGCGCAGCACCTTCGCCGGAAGCGGCATGTTGCCGACCTCGGCCATGCCCGGATAACCCTTCGGACCGCAATTCTTCAGCACCATGATGGAGGACGCGTCGATGTCGAGATTGTCGTCGTCGACGGCGTCATGCATCTCCTCGACGCTCTCGAACACCACGGCGCGCCCGGTGTGGTTCATCAGCTCCGGCGAGGCCGCCGACGGCTTTATGACCGCGCCGTTCGGCGCGAGGTTGCCGTTGAGGATGGCGATGCCGGCTTCCGTCTTGAACGGCGTCTCGAACGGCGTGATCACCTCGGCATTATAGTTCGGGGCCTCGGCGACGTTGTCCCACAGCGTCTTGCCGTTGACGGTGCGTGCATCTTTGTGCAGCAGGCCGCGCTCGCCGAGCGCGCGCAGCACGGCCGGCAGGCCGCCGGCATAGTAGAAGTCCTCCATTAGGAAGCGCCCCGACGGCATCAGGTCGACGAGGCAATGCACGTCGCGGCACAGCCGGTCGAAATCATCGAGCGTGAGCTCGACGCCGATGCGGCCGGCGATGGCGAGCAGATGCACGACCGCGTTGGTCGAGCCGCCGATCGCCGCCAGCGTGCGAATCGCGTTCTCGAACGCTTGGCGCGTCAGAATGTCCGACGGCTTGAGGTCCTCATTGACCATCTCGACGATCCGCCGGCCGGCCATGCGGGCCAGCAAATTGCGGCGCGCGTCGGCCGCGGGGATCGCCGCGTTCTCCGGCAGGCCGATGCCCAGCGCCTCGACCATCGAGGCCATTGTCGAGGCCGTGCCCATGGTCATGCAGCTGCCGGCGGAGCGGTTCATGCCCGCCTCGGCCTCGTGGAATTCCTTCAAGGTGATCTCGCCGGCGCGCAGCTGCTCGCTCATCGAGATGATGTTGGTCCCGGAGCCGATAATCTGGCCGCGATAGACGCCGCGCAATTGCGGACCGCCGGAGACGCCGATCGCCGGCAGGTCGGCCGAGGCCGCGCCCATCAAGAGCGCCGGCGTGGTCTTGTCGCAGCCCATCAGCAGCACGACGCCGTCGAGCGGATGCGCGCGGATCGCTTCCTCGACGTCCATCGAAGCGAGGTTGCGGAACAGCATCGCGGTGGGACGCATCGTCACCTCGCCGAGCGAGGAGACCGGGAATTCCAAGGGATAGCCGCCGGCATCGAGCACGCCCTGGCGGACATGCTCAGCGATGACGCGGAAATGCGCGTTACAGGGCGTCAGCTCCGACCAGGTGTTGCAGATGCCGATGACCGGACGGCCCTCGAAGCGGTCCTGCGGCGTGCCGCTGTTCTTCAGGAATGAGCGATAATAGAAGCCCATCTTGTCCTGGCGGCCGAACCACGCCTGGCTGCGCAGCTGCTTGTCTGATTTGTCGTTGCTCATTCCTGGTCCGTTCGTGCAGCCGATTGCGCGTGACGCCGCCGGCCGTTGTAGATGACTTCGATCATGGCTTCCGAGGCGCCCTCGGGGTCTCCATTGGCGATCGCATCGATGATGCGCTGGTGCCAGACCAGCACTGTGTCGCGATCGGCGGTCTCGACCGGTGCGCTCAACACGAAGGAGGCGCGCAGCGCCGCTTCGATGACCGCGCCGATCGAGCGCATGAAGGGATTGCCGGAGGCGTTGGCGACCGCAATGTGCAGGGCCAGATCGGCCTCGGCGAACGCTACCGAGGTCGACGGCTCGCGCTCCATCTGCGCCATCGCCTTGCGCATTTCTGCGACATCGTCATCCGTGCGGCGTTCGGCCGCGAGGGCGGCCGCGCGCGGCTCGATCGCCAGCCGGATCTCGGCGAGATCGGCGAGGAAGCGCTTGTCGATCCCTGCGTCGAGGTGCCACGCCAGCACGTCCGGATCGAACATGTTCCAGGCGGAGCGCTCGCGCACGACGGTGCCGACGCGCGCCTTGGTCGAGAGCAGGCCTTTCGCGACCAGCGTCTTGACGCTCTCGCGCAGCACCGGCCTGGAGACGCCGAACGTCGCCGTCAGCTCGGCGTCGCCCGGCAGCCGCGCGCCCTCGCCGAGACGGCCCGAGATGATGTCGATGCCGATGCTGCGGGCGACCTCGGCGTGGTTGGAATGCGCACGGCGCGTCGGGATCGAGACGATGTGCGACGACGTCATGTCGGCGCCCCCGCCGGCGTGACGTCAGCAGGCTTGGCGCCCGCCAGCTTGGCCCCTGCGGGCTTGACGGATGAGCGGCGCGCGAGCGCCATCAGACCTTGCTGCAGCGCAATGAAGACGAACAACAGAACCCCCGTGGCGATCTTGGTCCACCAGCTCGACAGCGTGCCGTCGAAGTTGATGTAGGTCTGGATCATGCCCTGGATCAGGACGCCAAGGAAGGTGCCGATGACGGTGCCCTGCCCGCCGGTCAACAAGGTTCCGCCGATCACGACGGCCGCAATGGTATCGAGCTCGACACCGACGGCCGACAGCGAATAGCCGGCCGCGGTATAGAAGGAGAAGACGATGCCCGCGAGGCCCGCAAGCACGCTGGACAGCATATAGATGCGGATGGTCATCGGCCCGACCGGAATGCCCATCAGTGCGGTCGCCGCGCGGCTGCCGCCGAGGGCGTAGACGTTGGCGCCGAATCGCGTCAGGTGCAGCAGCAGCGCGCATACGACGAGGATGACGAGCATCGCAATCGCGATCGCGGTGAGCCGGCCGCCGCCGGGCAGCCTGATCGCGAAATCCGAAACGGCACTGTAGATCGGCGCAGTGATCGGAATTGACTCGGTCGAGAGCAGGAAGCTGACGCCGCGGGCCAGGAACATGCCGGCCAGCGTCACGATGAAGGGCGGCAGCTCGAAGACATGGATGACGGTGCCCATCGCGGCGCCGAACAGCGCGCACAGCACCAGCACCATTGCGAAGGCGGCGAGCGGCGGAATGCCCCAGCGCTCGATCGCGAGCGCCGTGAACACGGTGGTGAAGCCGATCACCGAGCCCACCGAGAGATCGATGCCGCCGGAGATGATGACGAAGGTCATACCGGCCGCGACGATACCGAGGAAGGCGTTGTCGGTGAGCAGATTGGCGACCACGCGAGTCGAGGCGATGTTCGGGAATTGCAGCGCGCACAGCACAAAGCCGGCGACCAGCACGAAGGCTGTGATCGCAACCGAGGTCGAGGCCTTCATGGCTTGGTCCTCCGCCAGCGCGCGGTGAAGCGCGAGAGATCGCCGAGCCGCGGCGACTGCGCCAGCAGCACGGCCAGCACGACGACGGCCTTGACCAGCAGATTGAGCTCCGGTGGATAGCCCGAGAGGAGAATGCCGGTGTTCATGGCCTGGATGATCAGCGCGCCGGCCACCGCCAGAACGAGACTGAAGCGGCCGCCGAACAGCGACGTGCCGCCGATCACGACCGCGAGGATCGCATCAAGCTCAAGCCAGAGTCCCGCGTTGTTGGCATCGGCGCCCATGATGTCGGCCGCGGCGATGACGCCGGCGAGCGACGCGCACAGGCCGCACCAGACGTAGACCGAGAGGATCATCGCGCGGGTGCCGACGCCTGAGAGCTCACTGGCGCGGGCATTGCCGCCGGTCGCCTCGATCAGGAGCCCGAGCGCGCTGCCGCGCACGACCGTTGCCGTCACCAGCAGCATGCCCAACGCGATCACGACCGGTGTCGGCAGGCCGAGCACGGCGCCGTTGCCCATCCACACGAGATCCGGCGAGGTGAACGTGACGATGCGGCCCTCGGTGATGAGCTGCGCAATGCCGCGACCCGCGACCATCAGAATGAGCGTGGCGACGATCGGCTGGATGCGCAGCACGGCGACGAGAATGCCGTTCCACAGCCCGCAGGCAAGGCCGACGGCGAGCGCCGACGCGAGCACGACCGGCAGTGAATGCGTATCGGCGAGGCTCGCCGCGGTGGCACCCGCGATCGCCATGACGGCGCCGACCGAGAGATCGATGCCGCCGGTCGCGATCACCAGCACCATGCCGAGCGACAGCAGCGCCACCGGCGTGCCGCGATTGAGCACGTCGATGACGCTGCCGAACAGGCGGCCATCCTGCAGATGCAGGTTGAAGAACTGCGGCGACACCAGGCGGTCGATCATCAGGATGATGATCAGCGCCAAGGCCTGGGCCATGCCGCGGCGGGGAATGCGGAGCGTCATGATGCGGCCTCGTGCGCCGGCGCGGTGTCGGCGGCAATGGCCGCGAGAATGCTGGAGACCTCGATGGCGTCGCCCTTCAGCTCCTCGACATGTTCGCGATCACGCAGCACCACGACGCGGTTCGAGTAGGTGACGATCTCGTCGAGCTCGGAGGAGATGACCAGCAGCGCCAAGCCCTGGTCGCACAGCTCACGGACGAGACGGATGATCTCGGCATGCGCGCCGACATCGATGCCGCGCGTGGGCTCGTCCAGCACCAGCAGCTTCGGCGAGGTCGCCAGCCAGCGAGCAAGCAGCGCCTTCTGCTGATTGCCGCCGGACAATAGCCCGATCGGCCGCTCCGGGTCCGGCGGCCGGATGTCGAGCATGCGGATGTAGCGCATCGCGATCTCGTCCTGCTCGCGCCGCGACAGCGGACGGTGCAGCCCGCGCCGCGCCTGCAGCGCCAGCACGATGTTCTCGCGCACGGTGAGGTCGGCGACGATGCCCTCGGTCTTGCGCTCCTCCGGGCAGTAGCCGAAGCCGAAGCCTGCCCCGTCGCGCGGCGAATTCAGCTTGATCGCCTTGCCGTCGATCGTGGCTTCACCGCTGTCAGCGCGCTCTGCGCCGAACACCAGCCGCGCGGTCTCGGTGCGACCGGAGCCGAGCAGGCCGGCGAGCCCGACGACCTCGCCGCGGCGCAGCTCCAGATCGAATGGCGCGACGTACCCCTGCTTGCCGAAATTCTTGAAGCTGACGCAGACCTCGCGCGCCGTGTCGGGCTGGCTCGCCGCACGCTCATGGGTGGTCTCGGCAAGCTCGCGGCCCAGCATCATCCTGATGAGATCGAGCCGCGGCAGGTCGGCGATGTCGCGGCTGCCGATCAGCCGGCCGTTGCGCAGCACGGTGACACGGTCGCAGATCTCATAGACCTGGTCGAGGAAATGGCTGACGAACACGATGCCGATGCCACGATCCGCCAGCTTGCGCATCACGCTGAACAGGATTTCGACCTCGTGGCGGTCGAGGCTCGCGGTCGGCTCGTCGAGGATGAGCACGCGCGCCGACAGATCGACCGCGCGCGCGATCGCCGTGATGTGCTGGACCGCGACCGAGTAGCTGGAAAGCGGCGCGCCGACATCGATATCCAGGCCGTAGTCGAGCAGCAGCGCACGCGCGCGCCGCTTCATCTCGCCCTCGCGCACGACGCCGAAGCGCGTCGGCTGGCGGCCGAGATAGAGATTCTGCGCCACCGACAGATTCGGCAGCAGGTTTACTTCCTGATAGACGGTGGCGATGCCGGCATCGACGGCGTCCTTGGCCGAGCGCGGCGCGATCTCGCGACCAGCGAGCCGGACAGTGCCGGCATCACGCGCGAACACGCCGGTGACCACCTTGATGAGCGTCGACTTGCCGGCGCCGTTCTCGCCCAGCAGCGCATGGATCTCGCCCTCACCGAGGGTGAAGTCGACGCCATCGAGTGCTTTCAGCGTACCGAAGCTCTTCGACAGACCACGGATGTCCAGCAGGGCTGGACGGCTGGCCGGCGGAGCTGAAGGATCAGACATGACGAACTACACGGACTACTTGGCCAACGGTCCGGCGTCCGCGACACGCGCGGACGCCAGGGAGCTATCTCCGTCGTCCCGGCGAAAGCCGGGACCCATACCGCGGAAGGGTCGATTGAGGCACTTGGCCAATACCGCGAACCTCATCAAAGCCGGTGGTTATGGGTCCTGGCTCCAGGTGCGCAATTGCGCACCAGGCCAGGACGACGGCGGGATCCTGGACTCAGTAGCCCAGGCCCTTCTTGCTGTCGTAGACCTTCATCGGCTCGTCAGCCGACGTGTAGAGCTTCGACTCGGTCTGGATCCACTTCGGCGGGACCGTACCCTTCTCCTTGAAGGCAACGATGGCGTCGAAGGCCGGGCCGGCCATGTTCGGCGTCAACTCGACGGTCGCATTGGCTTCGCCCGCGGCAATCGCCTTGAAGATGTCCGGAACCGCGTCGATCGAGACGGTCAGGATGTCCTTGCCCGGCTTGAGGCCGGCTTCCTTCATCGCCTGGATCGCGCCGACCATCATGTCGTCGTTATGGGCATAGACGGCGCAGATCGACTTGCCGCCGTTCTCCGCCTTGATGAAGCTCTCCATCACTTCCTTGCCCTTGGCGCGGGTGAAGTCGCCGGTCTGGCTGCGCACGACCTTCAGATTGGCGTTCTTGGCGACGACGGAGTCGAAGCCCTTCTTGCGGTTGGTGGCGACGCTGGCGCCAACCGTGCCCTGCAACTCGACGACGTTGCAGTCCTTGCCGGCCACGGTCTTGGCGAGCCACTCGCCGGCGACCGCGCCTTCATGCACGCTGTCGGAGGTGACGGCGGTCAGATAGAGGTCCTTGCCGGAGGGATCGATGTCGCGGTCGAGCAGCACGACCGGGATCTTGGCTTCCTTGGCTTCCTTCAGCACGGCGTCC is from Bradyrhizobium sp. ORS 285 and encodes:
- a CDS encoding IlvD/Edd family dehydratase; this encodes MSNDKSDKQLRSQAWFGRQDKMGFYYRSFLKNSGTPQDRFEGRPVIGICNTWSELTPCNAHFRVIAEHVRQGVLDAGGYPLEFPVSSLGEVTMRPTAMLFRNLASMDVEEAIRAHPLDGVVLLMGCDKTTPALLMGAASADLPAIGVSGGPQLRGVYRGQIIGSGTNIISMSEQLRAGEITLKEFHEAEAGMNRSAGSCMTMGTASTMASMVEALGIGLPENAAIPAADARRNLLARMAGRRIVEMVNEDLKPSDILTRQAFENAIRTLAAIGGSTNAVVHLLAIAGRIGVELTLDDFDRLCRDVHCLVDLMPSGRFLMEDFYYAGGLPAVLRALGERGLLHKDARTVNGKTLWDNVAEAPNYNAEVITPFETPFKTEAGIAILNGNLAPNGAVIKPSAASPELMNHTGRAVVFESVEEMHDAVDDDNLDIDASSIMVLKNCGPKGYPGMAEVGNMPLPAKVLRQGVRDMIRISDARMSGTAYGTVVLHVAPEATVGGPLALVKNGDMITLDVPGRRLHLHVSDEELAARRAAWTPPKPHADRGYQKLYIDHVLQADRGVDFDFLVGRTGSPVPRDNH
- a CDS encoding dihydrodipicolinate synthase family protein, with translation MTASAKKLYKGVFPVAPTVFDADGRLDLDGQKRAIDFMIDAGSHGICILANFSEQFVLTDDERDLVMTTVLEHVAGRVPVIVTTTHFSTFVCAERSRRAQDKGAAMVMVMPPYHGATFRVPESSIYEFYRGVSDAISIPIMVQDAPVAGTPLSVPLLARMAKEIENLAYFKIEVPRAADKLRALIEAGGADIQGPWDGEEAITLMADLDAGATGAMTGGGYPDGIRKIIDPYFAGDRDAAAAAYERWLPLINYENRQCGLATCKILMKEGGVIKHDTLRAPQPPIHPATQKGLIEIARRLDPLVLRWGR
- the yjfF gene encoding galactofuranose ABC transporter, permease protein YjfF — its product is MKASTSVAITAFVLVAGFVLCALQFPNIASTRVVANLLTDNAFLGIVAAGMTFVIISGGIDLSVGSVIGFTTVFTALAIERWGIPPLAAFAMVLVLCALFGAAMGTVIHVFELPPFIVTLAGMFLARGVSFLLSTESIPITAPIYSAVSDFAIRLPGGGRLTAIAIAMLVILVVCALLLHLTRFGANVYALGGSRAATALMGIPVGPMTIRIYMLSSVLAGLAGIVFSFYTAAGYSLSAVGVELDTIAAVVIGGTLLTGGQGTVIGTFLGVLIQGMIQTYINFDGTLSSWWTKIATGVLLFVFIALQQGLMALARRSSVKPAGAKLAGAKPADVTPAGAPT
- a CDS encoding FadR/GntR family transcriptional regulator translates to MTSSHIVSIPTRRAHSNHAEVARSIGIDIISGRLGEGARLPGDAELTATFGVSRPVLRESVKTLVAKGLLSTKARVGTVVRERSAWNMFDPDVLAWHLDAGIDKRFLADLAEIRLAIEPRAAALAAERRTDDDVAEMRKAMAQMEREPSTSVAFAEADLALHIAVANASGNPFMRSIGAVIEAALRASFVLSAPVETADRDTVLVWHQRIIDAIANGDPEGASEAMIEVIYNGRRRHAQSAARTDQE
- a CDS encoding ABC transporter permease, whose protein sequence is MTLRIPRRGMAQALALIIILMIDRLVSPQFFNLHLQDGRLFGSVIDVLNRGTPVALLSLGMVLVIATGGIDLSVGAVMAIAGATAASLADTHSLPVVLASALAVGLACGLWNGILVAVLRIQPIVATLILMVAGRGIAQLITEGRIVTFTSPDLVWMGNGAVLGLPTPVVIALGMLLVTATVVRGSALGLLIEATGGNARASELSGVGTRAMILSVYVWCGLCASLAGVIAAADIMGADANNAGLWLELDAILAVVIGGTSLFGGRFSLVLAVAGALIIQAMNTGILLSGYPPELNLLVKAVVVLAVLLAQSPRLGDLSRFTARWRRTKP